One genomic segment of Spirochaeta cellobiosiphila DSM 17781 includes these proteins:
- a CDS encoding NUDIX hydrolase, with product MEKKVTFSVKALIINDNKFLALRRNYPNPSVWELPGGHLEYGETAPEALIREIKEEVNYHVKPLRFVDTWDSYFPNRQITGIIYLCQLNSDINDLRLSEEHGEYRWLSCDSKEYELLAPTFASRIIHWDWSTLIK from the coding sequence ATGGAGAAAAAAGTAACCTTTTCAGTTAAAGCCTTAATAATAAACGATAACAAGTTTTTGGCTCTACGACGTAATTATCCGAACCCCTCTGTGTGGGAGTTGCCTGGTGGTCATTTGGAATATGGAGAAACCGCTCCAGAAGCATTGATCAGAGAGATCAAGGAAGAAGTGAATTATCATGTAAAACCACTTCGCTTTGTTGATACCTGGGATTCCTATTTTCCTAATAGACAGATAACAGGGATTATCTATTTATGTCAGTTGAATTCTGATATCAATGATTTACGTTTATCTGAGGAACATGGGGAATACCGATGGTTATCATGTGACAGCAAAGAATATGAACTCTTAGCACCTACTTTTGCTTCTAGAATTATACATTGGGATTGGTCCACCTTAATCAAATAG
- a CDS encoding ATP-grasp domain-containing protein, with product MNILLTGARAPYTLDLGRRLSALRHNIYYADSYYLALSRFSNTGRAFIKLPSPRYKTESFVQTLKDSLIKFDIDCLIPTCEEIFYIAQNRSRLPKNVNIFCDSFDTLNLLHNKYSFIKLAKKISHKNIKIPNTILINKTSDIEDFIDHDKNWILKPVYSRFGESVLSLNDLKQKKLPQITVENPWIAQEYIKGEEYCSYTVIQHGNIKAHTVYKSQYRAGGASTFFEHYQISVLEKWIEKLVTNMGFHGQIAFDFIKTEEGYYYPIECNPRMTSGFHILCQSSHLDTVYIDQESERIYPLQKANKIALAMKIFNRKNNTQFKEDFRRSRDVISSPTDRFPEWGQYLSYSGLLLKALFKQISPIEASVEDIAFSPLIIADSDH from the coding sequence ATGAATATACTCCTCACAGGAGCCAGAGCTCCTTATACCTTAGATTTAGGCAGAAGATTATCCGCATTAAGACATAACATCTATTATGCGGATAGCTATTACCTGGCTTTGAGTCGATTTTCCAATACAGGACGAGCCTTTATAAAACTACCTTCTCCACGGTACAAGACAGAATCCTTTGTCCAAACATTAAAAGATAGTCTTATTAAATTTGATATTGATTGTCTTATTCCCACATGTGAAGAAATATTTTATATTGCACAAAACAGGTCAAGGCTTCCTAAGAATGTAAATATTTTTTGCGATAGTTTTGATACTTTAAATCTCCTACATAATAAATATTCTTTTATAAAATTAGCCAAAAAAATAAGTCATAAGAATATTAAAATACCTAATACCATCCTGATTAATAAGACCAGTGATATAGAGGATTTTATTGACCATGATAAAAATTGGATTTTAAAACCAGTATATTCTCGCTTTGGAGAAAGCGTTTTATCCCTTAACGATTTAAAACAAAAAAAGCTTCCTCAAATCACGGTTGAGAATCCTTGGATAGCACAAGAGTACATTAAGGGTGAAGAGTATTGTTCCTATACAGTAATTCAACATGGTAATATTAAAGCTCATACAGTATATAAATCTCAATATCGAGCAGGAGGAGCTTCTACATTTTTTGAACATTATCAAATTAGTGTTCTTGAAAAATGGATTGAAAAACTTGTTACTAATATGGGATTTCATGGTCAGATAGCTTTTGACTTTATCAAAACAGAAGAGGGTTATTACTATCCTATAGAATGCAATCCCCGAATGACCTCAGGATTTCATATTCTATGCCAATCCTCTCATTTAGATACTGTTTATATAGATCAGGAATCTGAAAGAATTTATCCTCTTCAAAAAGCGAATAAAATTGCCTTAGCCATGAAAATCTTCAATAGAAAAAATAACACACAATTTAAAGAGGATTTTAGACGTTCACGAGATGTCATATCCAGTCCCACTGATAGGTTTCCTGAATGGGGACAATATCTATCCTATTCCGGTTTACTTTTGAAAGCCCTGTTCAAACAAATAAGCCCCATTGAAGCAAGTGTAGAAGATATTGCTTTTAGTCCCCTCATAATAGCAGACTCAGACCATTAA
- a CDS encoding 3-oxoacyl-[acyl-carrier-protein] synthase III C-terminal domain-containing protein has protein sequence MNKLEILGHGTSLGQRMIRFGEQRRFWLGEGQDHKNLTIDAITIALNRAGLSLDEIDLIVFASAVGYQPIPSTSSLISEMLGSSKPIPCMDINTSCTSFITALDTISYLIEAGRYAKVLIVSAEVPSQGLNKDQKESYELFSDAAAAFIISKTDKNKGVMFAKENTWGEGAHHTEIRGGLSNLQGQHFDPSRLQDYLFDMKGREALRFTISKVSLFCKDYVAEGGIPLESFDKVIPHQASKALSFIMKRLNIPQDKYIDNVADYGNMVAVSVPYMLSQALDNSLVKEGDCILLLGTAAGLTINGLSLLL, from the coding sequence ATGAATAAATTAGAAATCTTAGGACATGGCACCTCTCTCGGCCAAAGGATGATTCGTTTTGGCGAGCAAAGGCGTTTCTGGTTGGGAGAAGGACAAGATCATAAGAACTTAACGATTGATGCTATTACCATAGCTCTTAATAGAGCAGGATTGTCTTTAGATGAGATAGACCTAATTGTCTTCGCCAGTGCAGTTGGGTATCAGCCCATACCGTCTACATCTTCTCTTATTAGTGAAATGTTAGGGTCGAGTAAACCTATCCCTTGTATGGATATTAATACTTCCTGTACTAGTTTTATTACTGCGCTAGATACAATATCCTATCTTATAGAAGCGGGAAGATATGCAAAAGTGTTAATTGTATCTGCTGAAGTCCCTTCTCAAGGTTTAAACAAAGATCAAAAAGAAAGTTATGAACTATTCAGTGATGCTGCAGCAGCTTTTATCATAAGTAAAACAGATAAGAACAAAGGTGTTATGTTTGCCAAGGAAAATACTTGGGGGGAAGGCGCTCATCATACGGAAATCAGAGGAGGCTTAAGTAACTTGCAAGGCCAACACTTTGATCCTTCTCGCTTACAAGACTATTTATTTGATATGAAAGGTAGAGAAGCTCTCCGTTTTACGATAAGCAAGGTCAGTCTTTTTTGTAAGGATTATGTGGCAGAAGGGGGAATCCCTCTTGAGAGTTTTGATAAGGTTATCCCTCATCAAGCGAGTAAAGCCCTTAGTTTTATAATGAAGCGACTGAATATTCCTCAGGATAAATACATTGATAATGTAGCTGATTATGGAAATATGGTAGCGGTTTCTGTTCCTTATATGCTTAGTCAAGCACTGGATAATTCTCTTGTCAAAGAAGGGGATTGTATCTTGTTGTTAGGAACGGCAGCAGGTTTAACCATTAATGGTCTGAGTCTGCTATTATGA
- a CDS encoding F390 synthetase-related protein, translating to MSNPFVILKSYFRYKNPGLYSLEKLKLLQKKRLEKHLHYLCKKSSFYRIFGKDIIHRFTDLPLMNKRKMMERFNDLVTIDITKDEAFNLALAAERNREFSPTYHNITVGLSSGTSDHRGLFITSKKEMDLWTGAILARMLPPKGFPFRIAFFLRANSNLYENVNAPGISFHYYDIYQKMDEHIEHLLNFKANILVAPPSVLIVLAEYIRGGKLPLTFNKVISVAEVLEKEDAEELCNVFQQKHIHQVYQSTEGFLGFTCQEGKIHLNEDIVFIEKEDLGSGRFIPIITDFTRKSQPIIRYRLNDILVESSTKCKCGSSFMALDKIEGREDDIFIFDQIGGGKVKLYPDMIRRTLLYVDGIKQYQVIQVDEELIVFYIEWEDDDNWGSVKEEFCKLMNQFQIVQPQLDIKKYEHRITQKLKRIKRL from the coding sequence ATGAGTAATCCTTTTGTCATTTTAAAATCCTACTTTAGGTATAAAAATCCCGGTCTTTATAGTTTGGAAAAATTAAAACTATTACAGAAAAAGCGTTTAGAGAAACATTTACATTATCTATGTAAGAAGTCTTCTTTTTATAGAATATTCGGTAAAGACATAATCCATCGTTTTACAGATCTTCCCCTCATGAATAAAAGAAAAATGATGGAACGATTTAATGACCTTGTAACCATTGATATAACCAAGGATGAAGCTTTTAATTTGGCTTTGGCTGCAGAAAGAAATAGAGAATTTTCTCCTACTTATCATAATATCACTGTGGGATTATCATCAGGAACTTCTGACCATAGAGGATTATTTATTACTAGCAAAAAAGAAATGGATCTTTGGACAGGGGCTATCTTAGCAAGAATGCTTCCACCAAAAGGTTTTCCCTTTCGTATAGCTTTTTTTCTAAGAGCCAACAGTAATCTGTATGAAAATGTGAATGCTCCTGGTATCTCATTTCATTACTATGATATCTATCAAAAAATGGATGAGCATATAGAGCACTTGTTGAATTTCAAAGCAAATATCCTTGTTGCTCCTCCTTCAGTATTAATTGTTTTGGCTGAATACATTCGTGGGGGAAAGCTTCCTCTTACCTTTAATAAAGTAATATCCGTGGCAGAAGTTTTAGAGAAAGAAGATGCAGAAGAACTTTGTAATGTGTTCCAGCAAAAGCACATTCATCAGGTCTATCAAAGCACAGAAGGTTTTCTAGGTTTTACCTGTCAGGAGGGGAAAATTCATCTTAATGAAGATATTGTATTTATTGAAAAAGAGGATCTTGGTTCAGGAAGATTTATTCCAATCATTACTGATTTTACTAGAAAATCCCAACCCATCATAAGGTACAGGCTTAATGATATATTAGTGGAGTCTAGTACAAAGTGTAAATGTGGTAGTTCCTTTATGGCTTTAGATAAGATCGAGGGACGAGAAGATGATATCTTTATCTTTGATCAAATAGGTGGAGGAAAAGTCAAATTATATCCAGATATGATTCGGCGTACTTTATTATATGTAGATGGTATCAAACAGTATCAGGTCATTCAGGTAGATGAAGAATTAATTGTATTTTACATAGAATGGGAAGACGATGACAATTGGGGCTCTGTCAAAGAAGAGTTTTGTAAGTTAATGAATCAATTCCAGATTGTACAACCTCAATTAGATATAAAAAAATATGAACATCGCATTACTCAAAAGTTGAAAAGGATAAAAAGATTATGA
- a CDS encoding MBL fold metallo-hydrolase codes for MPSGIKNKISRIKIYECGYCNNHMNRVFIDAKKEIRSFPAKTLLIEHSQYGKVLVDTGYGPYIMSYHYKAFLYRLINPTFYKRDNSIVKQLRGDGIGVDDIQQIIVTHLHPDHIGNLRALPHIPIIMSSKAYGNIGKYHLKEAVFKEHLPSDLSERTTTYELNDQSPLKGFVGYDLWEDNSLWLIDLPGHARGHMGIYLPEKHIFYITDASWGVDLLDVNLKRIARKIQYNYHEYVTTIQKIKTLINEDDTLQILTSHGQEEVCL; via the coding sequence ATGCCAAGTGGTATAAAGAACAAGATAAGTAGAATAAAAATATACGAATGTGGTTATTGTAATAACCACATGAATAGAGTCTTTATTGATGCCAAAAAAGAGATACGCTCCTTTCCTGCAAAAACTTTGCTTATAGAGCATAGTCAATATGGAAAGGTATTGGTTGATACTGGGTATGGTCCTTATATAATGTCTTATCATTATAAAGCCTTCCTGTATCGACTAATTAATCCTACTTTTTATAAAAGGGATAATAGTATTGTTAAACAGTTAAGGGGGGATGGCATTGGGGTCGATGATATTCAACAAATCATAGTAACTCATTTGCATCCTGATCACATCGGGAATCTAAGAGCCCTTCCTCATATTCCAATAATAATGTCTTCAAAAGCGTATGGAAATATTGGGAAATATCATTTAAAGGAGGCTGTTTTTAAAGAACACCTGCCTTCTGATTTATCTGAGCGTACAACGACCTATGAGTTAAATGATCAAAGCCCATTGAAAGGCTTTGTTGGATATGATTTGTGGGAAGATAATTCCCTTTGGTTAATTGATCTTCCCGGCCATGCCAGAGGGCATATGGGAATTTATCTACCAGAGAAACACATCTTTTATATTACTGATGCTTCTTGGGGAGTCGATCTTTTAGATGTGAATTTAAAGCGTATAGCTAGAAAGATTCAGTATAACTACCATGAGTATGTTACAACCATACAAAAAATAAAAACTTTGATAAATGAAGACGATACTCTTCAAATATTAACTTCCCATGGGCAAGAAGAGGTTTGTTTATGA
- a CDS encoding NAD-dependent epimerase/dehydratase family protein produces the protein MKVLVTGATGFLGSSLIKLLEEHNIIIHAFGRNSIKGNLLKSTLTQFYQGDLLDIEELRKAALGCTHVIHAAALSTLWGKWDDFYHCNVQGTQNILKICEELEIKRLIYISSPSIYCSPENQFDIPEERIITGKPFNYYIKSKRMAETLIKSQINPSFEWTIIRPRGLFGIGDTSLIPRLMEANDKQGIPLIRSGKNLMDITYVDNVSYSIYLALIKDNVNTQIFNITNGEPMTFKQMITMFMNKINKPVKFLKLPLPLFKLIVSAIEAWYKFFKIYEEPPVTLYTLITLGYSQTLDISKAEKILDYKPLISVEEGMDIYAKWYKEQDK, from the coding sequence ATGAAAGTATTAGTTACAGGAGCTACTGGATTTTTAGGTAGCTCGCTCATTAAATTATTAGAAGAACATAACATTATTATTCATGCCTTTGGTCGTAATTCCATTAAGGGAAATTTGTTAAAATCGACTTTGACCCAATTTTATCAAGGTGATTTATTAGATATAGAAGAATTACGTAAAGCAGCTTTAGGGTGTACCCATGTAATTCATGCTGCTGCTTTGTCTACCCTATGGGGAAAGTGGGATGACTTTTATCATTGTAATGTACAGGGTACGCAGAATATTCTTAAAATCTGCGAAGAATTAGAAATCAAGCGTCTCATTTATATTTCTTCTCCAAGTATTTATTGTTCGCCAGAAAATCAGTTTGATATACCTGAGGAACGTATAATTACCGGGAAGCCATTCAATTATTATATAAAAAGCAAACGCATGGCTGAAACTCTTATTAAAAGCCAGATAAATCCATCCTTTGAATGGACGATTATTAGACCACGAGGTTTATTTGGTATAGGAGATACCAGTTTGATTCCCCGTTTAATGGAAGCCAATGATAAACAAGGTATTCCCTTAATAAGGTCTGGTAAAAACTTGATGGATATCACATATGTGGATAATGTATCTTATTCCATCTATCTTGCTTTAATAAAAGATAATGTAAATACTCAAATATTTAATATCACTAACGGTGAGCCTATGACTTTTAAACAAATGATTACCATGTTTATGAATAAAATAAATAAACCTGTCAAATTTTTAAAGTTACCGCTGCCTCTTTTTAAACTTATTGTTAGCGCTATAGAAGCTTGGTATAAATTCTTCAAGATATATGAAGAACCTCCGGTAACTTTATATACATTAATAACCTTGGGTTATAGTCAAACTCTTGATATATCTAAAGCAGAAAAAATATTAGATTATAAGCCATTAATATCTGTTGAAGAAGGAATGGATATCTATGCCAAGTGGTATAAAGAACAAGATAAGTAG
- a CDS encoding ABC transporter ATP-binding protein, translating into MNLDINDLSTGYGQKQIIKELNQRISSGEITCLIGPNGSGKSTLLRAIAKLLPMKQGYIYLNGKDISQYKPSEYARKLGFLPQISSQQIQTTVKELVKRGRYPYMGIFQNLQDSDEVAINKALSIAGLMELADKPIDELSGGQRQRAWIAMALAQDTEILLLDEPTTYLDINHRHEILQLIDDLCHIENKTVIVVLHDLNEASLLAHNVIAMANGDVMAFGKGNDIFNSSLMSRLYSTACEEYKTNAPNNLPIILPINNQTIQKSTDDSFPSSLTFNNVKLGYGDQTIINELNLEIKQGTITVILGPNGCGKSTLLKGLIADLHPQSGEILLNNIDTRTLNAHKRAAKIAMLYQQEDLPEYCSVIEYVQLGRYRHNHWYDQWNRTDRALIDEALSTVNMLEYKKTDIHSLSGGQQQRVRFARLLVQQSDMIVLDEPTSFLDLKSQVDVLECVKKLNKTFGTTVIMVLHDPWQACRYADEVILMNNGSVTNYGKVKSVLSPKALTDLYNVPWIDLGKEAPLLMPYHTA; encoded by the coding sequence ATGAATCTTGATATTAATGACTTGTCTACAGGATATGGGCAAAAGCAAATAATAAAGGAATTAAACCAGAGAATCAGTAGTGGAGAAATAACCTGCTTAATAGGACCGAATGGTTCTGGTAAGAGTACTTTACTTAGGGCTATCGCTAAGTTGCTGCCCATGAAACAAGGATATATCTATCTGAATGGTAAAGACATAAGTCAATATAAACCAAGTGAATACGCACGAAAGCTTGGTTTCCTACCACAGATAAGTAGTCAGCAAATCCAGACTACTGTAAAAGAATTGGTTAAACGAGGTCGATATCCTTATATGGGTATTTTTCAGAATCTCCAGGATTCGGATGAAGTAGCCATTAATAAAGCCTTGTCTATAGCAGGATTAATGGAATTAGCTGATAAACCTATTGATGAATTATCAGGAGGGCAAAGACAGAGGGCCTGGATAGCAATGGCTTTAGCTCAAGACACGGAGATATTATTATTAGATGAACCTACTACCTATTTAGATATCAACCATCGTCATGAGATACTCCAACTAATTGATGACTTGTGTCATATAGAAAACAAAACTGTTATAGTAGTTCTCCATGATTTGAATGAAGCTTCCCTATTAGCCCATAATGTTATTGCCATGGCAAATGGAGACGTTATGGCTTTTGGTAAGGGTAATGATATATTTAATTCTTCTTTGATGAGCCGATTATATTCTACAGCGTGTGAAGAGTATAAAACTAATGCCCCTAATAATCTTCCTATCATTCTTCCTATTAATAACCAGACCATTCAAAAGTCTACTGATGATTCTTTTCCTTCCTCCCTGACATTTAATAATGTTAAGCTTGGATATGGTGACCAGACTATCATCAATGAATTGAACTTAGAAATAAAGCAAGGGACTATAACGGTAATTCTTGGTCCCAACGGGTGTGGAAAATCTACCCTTCTTAAAGGTCTGATTGCTGATCTCCATCCTCAATCTGGTGAAATTTTATTAAATAATATAGACACTAGAACATTAAATGCTCATAAAAGAGCAGCCAAAATAGCCATGCTGTATCAACAAGAAGATTTACCAGAATACTGTAGTGTCATCGAATATGTTCAGTTAGGACGTTATCGACATAACCATTGGTATGATCAATGGAACAGAACTGATAGAGCTTTAATTGATGAAGCTCTGTCTACTGTGAATATGTTGGAGTATAAGAAAACTGATATTCATTCCCTTAGTGGTGGTCAGCAACAGCGCGTTCGCTTTGCTCGCCTTTTGGTTCAGCAATCTGATATGATCGTTCTTGATGAGCCAACTAGTTTCTTAGATTTAAAAAGTCAGGTTGATGTTTTGGAATGTGTAAAAAAATTAAATAAAACATTCGGGACAACAGTTATAATGGTTCTCCATGATCCTTGGCAGGCTTGTCGATATGCAGATGAAGTTATTCTTATGAATAACGGATCTGTTACCAATTATGGAAAAGTTAAATCTGTTTTAAGTCCTAAGGCATTAACTGATTTATATAATGTTCCTTGGATTGATCTTGGAAAAGAAGCTCCTCTTCTTATGCCTTATCATACTGCATAA
- a CDS encoding FecCD family ABC transporter permease, with translation MIKYISIGPVSFRIKSRQWLLIIFSFIVLLVLAIWASSLGSLGLSLKEVIDGILGLSDKRTIFIVRGLRLPRILSAILVGMAFSLSGMVFQTLLKNPLASPDIVGINTGASAAVVLIIISGLSSSFIPFVAFVASMLTALLVYFLSSRDIINPLKLILVGIGFNALFTALVNYLLVKGNIHDVNASYRWMVGSLYTSNWNDIKLLLLVFPLLFLIGIIQRQLRLLQVGSQTATSIGLAVRRYQLMALILASLSSAVAVSVAGPISFVALIVPRISRMLSKAIDIGSLILCANLGAIMVLVADIFVQNVLPEGLPVGTVIAGIGAPYFLYLLIRTKE, from the coding sequence ATGATCAAGTATATTAGTATAGGACCTGTCTCTTTTCGGATAAAAAGTAGGCAATGGCTATTAATAATTTTTTCTTTTATTGTTTTATTAGTGTTGGCTATATGGGCGTCTTCTCTCGGGTCTTTAGGTTTAAGTCTAAAAGAAGTAATTGATGGAATATTAGGATTATCTGATAAAAGAACAATCTTTATTGTTCGTGGATTACGTTTGCCCCGTATTTTATCAGCTATCTTAGTGGGGATGGCTTTTTCATTATCAGGAATGGTATTCCAGACCTTGCTCAAGAATCCCTTAGCTTCCCCTGATATTGTGGGTATAAATACAGGTGCTAGTGCAGCTGTTGTATTAATAATCATTTCAGGATTGTCTTCCTCATTTATTCCTTTTGTGGCTTTTGTGGCCTCTATGTTGACAGCCTTGTTGGTTTATTTTTTGTCATCAAGGGATATTATAAATCCCTTAAAATTGATATTAGTTGGTATAGGCTTCAATGCTTTATTCACAGCTCTTGTTAATTATCTATTAGTAAAAGGTAATATCCATGATGTAAATGCTTCCTATCGATGGATGGTAGGAAGTCTCTATACTTCCAATTGGAATGACATAAAGTTATTACTTTTGGTTTTTCCTCTTCTTTTCTTAATTGGAATCATTCAACGACAGTTGCGGTTACTACAAGTGGGTAGTCAGACTGCAACATCAATCGGGCTGGCTGTTAGGAGGTATCAGCTAATGGCTTTAATTCTTGCCAGTCTATCGAGTGCTGTTGCAGTTTCTGTGGCTGGACCGATTTCTTTTGTTGCATTGATTGTTCCTCGAATTAGCAGAATGTTAAGCAAGGCAATCGATATAGGCTCTCTAATATTATGTGCAAATCTAGGGGCTATTATGGTTTTAGTAGCTGATATATTTGTTCAAAATGTACTTCCCGAAGGTCTTCCTGTCGGTACTGTTATTGCAGGTATAGGAGCACCTTACTTTCTCTATCTGTTGATCAGAACTAAGGAATAG
- a CDS encoding FecCD family ABC transporter permease — MKIVKLYILNLVVLLIAIWLSITIGTLPITFHQLWEALLHFNAQIYEHIVIHDLRIPRTIIGLGVGMSLALAGAATQGITNNPLSGPSILGVNNGAAFAIVLGYQLLSPINAFGLFLIAFVGGVVTLLIVLAIAMAGNSVVSPSKMVLAGVVVSSLLSAWTSGLLLLNQEILDQFRFWLVGSISGRNVNYFYHLLPINLISTLGLFILAPRINILNMGEERAKSIGMNSKSVRLLTSVFAVCLAASSVSIAGPIAFVGLAVPHIARKMIGTNYRQIMVLSIIQGPAFLLLADTIGRIIAVPSEVQVGIVTAMIGAPLLIMIASSRRLKFE; from the coding sequence TTGAAAATTGTAAAATTATATATATTGAACTTGGTTGTTCTTTTAATTGCTATTTGGCTTAGTATTACTATTGGAACTCTTCCCATAACTTTTCATCAGTTATGGGAGGCTCTTTTGCATTTTAATGCCCAGATATATGAGCACATTGTTATTCACGATTTACGTATTCCCAGAACAATTATTGGATTGGGAGTTGGGATGTCTCTTGCTCTAGCTGGTGCTGCTACACAAGGTATTACGAATAACCCCTTGAGTGGACCTTCTATCTTAGGAGTCAACAATGGCGCTGCATTTGCTATAGTATTAGGGTATCAACTCCTTTCTCCTATAAATGCTTTTGGTCTGTTCTTAATCGCCTTTGTAGGGGGAGTTGTAACACTTCTTATTGTATTAGCGATAGCAATGGCAGGTAATTCTGTTGTATCCCCTTCTAAAATGGTATTGGCTGGTGTTGTTGTTAGTTCTTTGTTAAGTGCTTGGACCTCAGGACTTCTTTTATTGAATCAGGAAATCCTGGACCAGTTTAGATTCTGGCTTGTTGGCTCTATAAGTGGTAGAAATGTGAATTACTTCTACCATTTGTTACCTATTAATTTAATATCCACACTGGGGCTATTTATATTGGCTCCTAGAATCAACATCCTAAATATGGGAGAAGAGAGAGCTAAAAGTATTGGGATGAATTCTAAATCTGTTCGTCTATTGACCTCTGTTTTCGCTGTTTGTCTTGCTGCAAGTTCTGTAAGTATAGCAGGGCCAATTGCCTTTGTTGGTCTGGCAGTCCCTCATATAGCACGTAAAATGATAGGAACTAACTATCGACAGATCATGGTCTTATCTATAATACAAGGACCTGCTTTTCTATTGTTAGCCGATACTATTGGACGTATAATCGCTGTTCCATCAGAAGTTCAAGTGGGAATTGTTACAGCAATGATCGGTGCACCTCTTTTAATAATGATAGCTTCCAGCCGGAGGTTGAAATTCGAATGA
- a CDS encoding iron-siderophore ABC transporter substrate-binding protein — MNFSKSLIIFTALLTISMNVFANGDKERTDVTEKGNLLSKGFPLTIDHKYGSTTIESQPTRIVSVGYTEHEALLALGVVPIAIRDWYGDYPNSLWPWAQEALGDSDPPYVLSSRELNFEIIASLNPDLIVGVSSGMTQKEYDTLSQIAPVIAQPADYVDYGTPWQVETRIMGQVVGKAEKAEEVVSYIEDRFDSIKNSHPQFQGATAAIAFVFQNELGAYASADSRSRLLTELGFIIPPEYDEIAGEKFYLSFSEERMDLLDTDVIIWIGVGAKGLEAMRQFTLRKTLKATTEGREFFVGKLLGGAFSFASPLSIDYALDELVPALEAAIDGDPETLVPENMR, encoded by the coding sequence ATGAATTTTTCTAAATCATTAATTATATTTACAGCATTATTAACTATATCTATGAACGTATTTGCTAACGGTGATAAAGAACGTACTGATGTTACAGAGAAGGGGAACCTTCTCTCCAAGGGGTTTCCTCTTACTATAGATCACAAGTATGGAAGCACTACTATAGAGTCCCAACCCACTAGAATTGTCTCTGTTGGGTATACAGAACATGAAGCTCTTCTTGCTTTAGGTGTTGTTCCTATTGCTATCAGAGATTGGTATGGTGACTATCCGAATTCTTTATGGCCTTGGGCTCAAGAAGCGTTAGGAGACAGTGATCCTCCTTATGTGCTGTCCTCACGTGAATTAAATTTTGAAATAATAGCCTCTTTGAATCCTGATCTTATTGTGGGAGTTTCTTCAGGAATGACCCAGAAAGAATATGACACTTTGTCACAAATCGCACCTGTTATTGCTCAACCTGCTGATTATGTTGATTATGGAACTCCATGGCAGGTTGAGACTAGGATAATGGGACAAGTCGTTGGGAAAGCAGAGAAAGCAGAAGAGGTTGTGTCCTATATTGAAGATCGATTTGACTCTATTAAAAATAGCCATCCCCAATTTCAAGGTGCTACAGCAGCAATAGCTTTTGTTTTTCAGAATGAATTAGGTGCTTATGCTTCAGCTGATAGTCGTAGCCGTTTATTAACAGAACTTGGCTTTATTATCCCTCCTGAATATGATGAGATTGCAGGTGAAAAGTTCTATCTTAGTTTTAGTGAAGAACGAATGGATCTTCTTGATACAGATGTTATTATTTGGATAGGTGTAGGGGCAAAAGGTCTTGAAGCAATGAGACAATTCACTTTACGCAAGACATTAAAAGCAACAACAGAAGGACGTGAGTTTTTTGTCGGTAAGTTACTAGGTGGAGCCTTTTCTTTTGCTAGTCCTCTTAGCATTGATTATGCCTTGGATGAGTTAGTACCTGCTTTAGAAGCTGCCATTGATGGTGATCCTGAAACCCTAGTTCCTGAAAACATGAGATAG